The Teredinibacter sp. KSP-S5-2 genome includes a window with the following:
- a CDS encoding MotA/TolQ/ExbB proton channel family protein has product MFEILSSGGWLMLPIILCSVAVIGISFERYWTLNPAKIAPKHQLGQVWAWIQSNELDSEKLKKLRRSSKLGFILSAGLSNSRHGREVMKDSIEEAASSVVHDMERFLGALGTIAAIAPLLGLLGTVIGMIKVFTALNLEGAGNAAVLAGGISEALVTTAAGLCVAIPAMITHRFFVRRVDSLVVTMEQEAVKLVDALHSERRVDLKAG; this is encoded by the coding sequence GTGTTTGAGATTTTATCTTCCGGTGGCTGGTTAATGTTACCGATCATTTTATGTTCAGTTGCGGTAATCGGTATTTCATTTGAACGTTATTGGACTCTCAATCCAGCCAAGATCGCACCCAAACATCAGTTGGGACAGGTTTGGGCTTGGATTCAGAGTAATGAGCTGGATAGCGAAAAGCTGAAAAAGCTGCGTCGTTCATCCAAGTTGGGCTTCATCCTTTCTGCCGGATTGAGTAATTCCCGTCACGGGCGAGAAGTGATGAAAGACAGTATTGAAGAGGCCGCAAGTAGTGTGGTGCACGATATGGAACGTTTCCTTGGGGCACTGGGTACGATCGCGGCTATCGCACCGTTGCTCGGTTTGTTGGGAACCGTGATCGGTATGATCAAAGTGTTCACTGCACTGAATCTGGAGGGTGCGGGTAATGCGGCGGTATTGGCTGGAGGGATTTCCGAAGCTCTGGTGACTACAGCTGCAGGTTTGTGTGTTGCGATTCCGGCCATGATTACTCACCGTTTCTTTGTTCGTCGAGTGGATTCTCTGGTGGTGACCATGGAACAGGAAGCCGTAAAGCTGGTGGATGCTTTACACAGTGAAAGACGTGTCGACCTGAAAGCGGGGTAG
- a CDS encoding biopolymer transporter ExbD, whose translation MQFRRQVKAEESVNLTPLIDVVFLLLIFFMVSTTFTKETHLKVDLPEAVGDKQPAAASKIEVVVGPQGGYAINGKSLVNSQVDTLRRAVEELSSGDNSIPFIITGDSKAPYQSVVTVMDLAGQMGFAKLSMTTRMPSDSEDSGEK comes from the coding sequence ATGCAATTTCGTCGTCAGGTAAAAGCGGAAGAGAGCGTGAACCTCACGCCTCTGATTGATGTGGTCTTTTTACTACTGATCTTTTTTATGGTCTCCACGACCTTTACCAAAGAGACGCATCTAAAAGTAGATCTGCCCGAAGCGGTTGGCGATAAGCAACCCGCTGCGGCCTCAAAAATCGAAGTGGTGGTTGGCCCTCAGGGTGGTTATGCCATTAATGGAAAATCTCTGGTAAATAGCCAGGTGGATACGCTGCGTCGTGCAGTCGAAGAGTTGTCATCCGGGGACAATAGTATTCCGTTTATTATTACCGGTGATTCAAAAGCACCGTATCAGTCTGTGGTCACGGTTATGGACCTTGCAGGACAAATGGGATTTGCCAAGTTAAGCATGACAACACGTATGCCTTCGGACAGTGAAGACAGTGGTGAAAAATAA
- the lpxK gene encoding tetraacyldisaccharide 4'-kinase yields MSFRSAIEKRWYAKKPGVLSALAPLEFLYEGVSRIRRARLESKQTPLSVPVVVVGNITVGGTGKTPLIIALIKHLQKNGFHPGVVSRGYGRNSQYENSVHCVGSLSTPAEAGDEPILIFHQTSCPVAVADDRLDAAQRLIENFSCDVILSDDGLQHYRLPRDMEIAVIDGRRTFGNEHLLPVGPLREPVERLNEVDCIIVNGDVSKLTVGSLVKKSVQVAVKPVGLCDVKSSTRLPIDAISDAQDPIAISGIGNPDKFFSTLKGLSVKFETQVFDDHHNYVLDDITQFVGRDVIMTSKDAVKIQQLIKENPNNDKLTNTGLWYLDIQLDIPDAFLDAFVNSVRKLFQQKKTAIKK; encoded by the coding sequence ATGTCATTCAGATCCGCAATAGAAAAACGTTGGTACGCTAAAAAGCCGGGAGTATTAAGCGCGCTTGCCCCCCTGGAGTTTCTCTACGAAGGCGTGAGCCGTATACGACGAGCCCGGTTAGAGAGCAAGCAAACGCCATTAAGTGTGCCAGTTGTGGTGGTCGGTAATATTACGGTTGGCGGCACAGGTAAAACACCGTTAATTATTGCGCTGATCAAACATCTGCAAAAAAATGGTTTTCACCCCGGCGTAGTGTCTCGCGGTTATGGTCGAAATAGTCAATACGAAAACAGTGTTCACTGTGTCGGTTCATTATCGACTCCGGCCGAAGCTGGGGACGAACCTATTTTGATTTTTCATCAGACCAGTTGCCCTGTGGCAGTTGCGGATGATCGTCTTGATGCAGCACAGAGATTAATCGAGAATTTCTCCTGTGATGTTATTCTGAGTGATGACGGCTTACAGCATTACCGCTTGCCGAGAGATATGGAAATTGCCGTCATTGATGGACGACGTACATTTGGTAACGAGCACTTATTACCTGTAGGCCCTTTGCGTGAGCCGGTTGAGCGCTTAAATGAAGTGGATTGCATTATCGTGAATGGTGATGTGAGTAAACTCACGGTGGGCAGTCTGGTTAAAAAATCTGTTCAGGTTGCAGTTAAACCTGTTGGTTTGTGTGATGTTAAATCGTCAACGCGTTTACCCATTGATGCTATCTCTGATGCCCAAGACCCGATTGCGATTTCAGGTATTGGTAATCCGGATAAGTTTTTTTCCACGCTAAAAGGTTTATCCGTTAAGTTTGAAACTCAGGTGTTTGACGATCACCATAATTATGTTTTGGACGATATCACCCAATTTGTTGGTCGTGACGTCATTATGACTTCGAAAGATGCGGTTAAAATCCAACAGTTAATAAAAGAAAATCCGAATAATGACAAGCTGACAAATACGGGCTTATGGTATTTGGATATTCAATTGGATATCCCCGACGCTTTTCTGGATGCCTTTGTCAATTCTGTTCGAAAACTTTTTCAACAGAAAAAAACTGCAATAAAAAAATAA
- the kdsB gene encoding 3-deoxy-manno-octulosonate cytidylyltransferase produces the protein MKYTVIIPARFQSSRLPGKPLADIAGKPMIQRVYESASASDAEQIIVATDNQKVFDTVKGFGGEVCMTSETHESGTDRLQEVAAQYHFDEEHIVVNVQGDEPLIPAAVINQVARNLDSNPDVSAATLSESITNKTVLFDPNCVKVVADKNGRACYFSRAPIPWVRDAFAEGAESLPDSPLFQRHIGIYAYRVGMLNRFVQWPIGGLESLEKLEQLRILENGENIHVQEACEVVPGGVDTPEDLIRIQAEFGV, from the coding sequence ATGAAGTACACCGTTATTATTCCTGCACGTTTTCAGTCGTCCCGGTTGCCTGGCAAACCTCTGGCAGATATCGCCGGCAAACCGATGATTCAACGTGTATATGAAAGTGCCAGCGCCAGTGATGCAGAACAAATTATTGTGGCCACGGATAATCAAAAAGTATTCGATACTGTCAAAGGTTTTGGTGGTGAAGTCTGTATGACATCGGAAACTCATGAGTCTGGAACCGATAGACTGCAGGAAGTGGCGGCGCAATATCATTTCGATGAAGAACATATCGTGGTGAATGTGCAAGGGGATGAACCGCTCATTCCTGCGGCGGTTATTAATCAAGTGGCCCGAAATCTTGATTCAAACCCTGATGTTAGCGCCGCAACTTTGTCTGAATCTATTACCAATAAAACAGTGTTGTTTGATCCAAACTGCGTAAAAGTTGTTGCAGATAAAAATGGCCGTGCCTGCTATTTTTCCCGTGCGCCGATTCCCTGGGTTCGGGATGCCTTTGCCGAAGGCGCAGAATCATTACCGGACAGTCCATTATTTCAGCGGCATATTGGTATATATGCTTATCGTGTTGGAATGCTAAATCGATTCGTTCAATGGCCTATTGGTGGTTTGGAAAGTCTGGAAAAATTAGAGCAGCTGCGCATTCTTGAAAATGGTGAAAACATTCATGTTCAGGAAGCTTGCGAAGTGGTACCTGGTGGTGTGGATACACCAGAAGATTTAATTCGAATTCAAGCCGAGTTTGGTGTGTAG
- a CDS encoding low molecular weight protein-tyrosine-phosphatase, which produces MQKIHVLFVCLGNICRSPTAHGVFQQLVDDSGLTDYFDIDSAGTSGWHIGKKPDSRTMVAAKKRGYDLSALRGRQVDVDDFEKYDYILAMDESNLKDLQVLQPSHYSGVLTLFLNYFPESSYNEVPDPYYGGDKGFDTVLDLVEAASQGLLTTIRNEKNL; this is translated from the coding sequence ATGCAGAAAATACACGTACTATTTGTTTGTTTAGGTAATATATGCCGCTCGCCTACGGCCCATGGCGTTTTTCAGCAATTGGTTGATGACAGTGGTTTAACAGATTATTTTGATATTGATTCTGCTGGTACATCGGGCTGGCATATTGGTAAAAAACCGGACTCCAGAACAATGGTTGCAGCCAAAAAACGAGGCTATGATTTATCTGCCCTTCGTGGTCGTCAAGTCGACGTTGATGATTTTGAAAAATACGATTACATTTTGGCGATGGACGAAAGCAATCTAAAGGACTTACAAGTATTACAGCCTTCCCATTATTCTGGTGTATTAACCCTTTTTCTTAATTACTTTCCTGAAAGCAGTTATAACGAAGTTCCAGACCCTTATTATGGTGGTGATAAAGGCTTTGATACGGTTTTGGATTTGGTAGAGGCCGCTTCTCAAGGCTTGTTGACAACAATTCGTAACGAGAAAAATCTTTAA
- the murB gene encoding UDP-N-acetylmuramate dehydrogenase, which yields MQFVADVDLTTKNTLAVPSRCDWFCAPENMDDIFEAIGWAKKRAQKINILGGGSNLLLAEKISGLVIQPKIKGIDILAEEYGDVLIRVGAGEIWEDLVNWAEQNSLSGIENLTLIPGTVGAAPIQNIGAYGCELKDVFEQLTAINLESGAVDIFDREGCRFAYRESIFKRELDQKYIITHVVLRLSRSPKLNLSYPALANAFVDRDISQIGSKEVLSAIRQIRQTKLPDPKVIPNAGSFFQNPVISQLQYEQLKAEYPLMPCYHQPNRQVKIPAGWLIEQAGWRGRQKNGIKIHERQALVLTNPEGCSVDVIYSVARQIQSDVQGLFSIHLDIEPRYIS from the coding sequence ATGCAATTTGTTGCGGATGTTGATTTAACTACTAAAAACACGCTGGCTGTTCCGTCCCGTTGTGATTGGTTTTGTGCACCTGAAAATATGGATGATATTTTTGAGGCCATTGGCTGGGCAAAAAAGCGCGCACAAAAAATCAATATATTAGGTGGGGGCAGTAATCTGTTACTCGCAGAAAAAATTTCCGGCCTCGTTATTCAGCCGAAAATAAAAGGCATTGATATTCTTGCGGAAGAATATGGGGATGTGCTTATTCGGGTAGGGGCTGGGGAGATTTGGGAAGACTTGGTGAATTGGGCAGAGCAAAATAGCCTGTCTGGTATTGAAAACCTGACTTTGATTCCTGGTACTGTCGGTGCAGCACCTATTCAGAATATTGGTGCATACGGTTGTGAATTAAAAGATGTTTTTGAGCAACTGACGGCAATTAATCTTGAGTCGGGTGCCGTGGATATCTTTGATCGCGAAGGATGCAGATTTGCATATCGTGAAAGTATTTTTAAACGAGAGTTGGATCAGAAGTATATTATCACTCATGTTGTTCTTCGTTTGAGTCGATCTCCGAAGCTAAACCTGTCATATCCAGCGTTAGCAAATGCTTTTGTTGACAGGGATATTTCGCAGATTGGGTCAAAAGAGGTGTTATCTGCGATAAGGCAGATACGGCAAACTAAGCTGCCTGACCCGAAGGTAATTCCTAATGCTGGTAGTTTCTTTCAAAACCCGGTAATTAGTCAGTTGCAGTATGAACAGTTAAAGGCCGAATACCCGTTAATGCCTTGTTACCACCAACCGAATCGGCAGGTTAAAATACCAGCTGGTTGGTTGATTGAGCAGGCAGGTTGGCGCGGAAGGCAAAAAAATGGAATTAAAATCCACGAAAGGCAGGCGTTGGTTCTCACAAATCCAGAAGGCTGCTCGGTCGATGTTATTTATTCTGTTGCCAGGCAAATACAGTCAGATGTTCAAGGGTTATTCTCGATTCATTTAGACATCGAGCCTAGGTATATATCCTAA
- the uvrY gene encoding UvrY/SirA/GacA family response regulator transcription factor: protein MTNILVADDHDLVRMGIVRMLSDVDGFNVVGEAKTGEEAVNLARELKPCIVLMDVKMPGIGGLEATRKVLNASDKTKVIAVTALSDEMFPERLMKAGASGYVTKGAGFDEIIDAIKTVLAGKLYMSSEIAQQLALKNFSGTKSEASPFEMLSERELQTAIMIANGQKVQQIADSFCVSPKTVNSYRYRIFDKLKINSDVELALLAVKYKILDVENLS from the coding sequence GTGACTAACATACTTGTCGCTGACGATCACGATTTAGTACGGATGGGCATCGTTCGCATGCTATCCGACGTGGACGGCTTCAATGTTGTCGGAGAGGCAAAAACGGGCGAGGAAGCCGTTAATCTGGCAAGGGAGCTTAAACCGTGCATCGTCTTAATGGACGTAAAAATGCCCGGAATAGGTGGCTTAGAGGCCACACGAAAAGTATTGAATGCCAGTGATAAAACTAAGGTTATTGCTGTCACCGCACTTTCTGACGAAATGTTCCCCGAGCGTCTTATGAAAGCGGGGGCATCTGGCTACGTGACTAAGGGCGCCGGCTTTGACGAAATAATTGATGCGATTAAAACGGTGTTGGCAGGCAAACTCTATATGAGTTCGGAGATTGCACAGCAGCTAGCGCTGAAGAACTTTTCCGGTACCAAAAGCGAAGCGTCACCCTTTGAAATGCTGTCCGAAAGAGAGCTGCAAACGGCGATCATGATCGCTAATGGCCAGAAGGTACAACAAATTGCTGATTCATTTTGCGTCAGTCCGAAAACAGTAAACAGTTATCGATATCGTATTTTCGATAAGCTTAAAATTAACTCTGACGTTGAGCTGGCGCTCTTGGCGGTCAAATATAAAATTCTGGATGTAGAAAATTTGTCTTAG
- the uvrC gene encoding excinuclease ABC subunit UvrC → MAPTRADIAFDSESFLKNLTKQPGVYQMYDQAGDILYVGKAKNLKNRVSSYFRSSGLNAKTQALVKRIHSIEITVAPSEAEALVLEHNLIKSQKPPFNILLRDDKSFPYIFMSEGEDYPRLAFHRGAKRKKGKYFGPFPNAGAVRDSLNFLQKTFGVRQCEDSVYQNRTRPCLLYQINRCSGPCVEKISQEDYHSDLENTRLFLEGKSDQLHQRLVQKMEKASDNLNFEKAAVYRDQITALRQVQAQQVIEAGGGNMDVITAYSEAGLSCVHLLYVRHGRIIGSKSYFPKDKLSSSEAEVLSAFVAHHYLGHSAMDTPPNIVLGYDLEDRTSLEEAISKSLDRPVKITSNVRTYKAKWLAMANEAARQNLKNLLNNRQTLLDRFESLQDALDLDDMPGRIECFDISHSSGENTVASCVVFDINGAVKSDYRRFNIEGITGGDDYAAMKQAITRRYTRLQKEAKPLPEVLFIDGGRGQLNMAKSVLDELGIADILTIGIAKGVTRKPGMETLIFTDGQEKHLEGDHSGLHLIQQIRDEAHRFAITGHKQQRDRKRKTSTLEQIPGVGAKRRRELLKHFGGLQEVMKANADDLTKVNGISKKMAMDIYSALHSE, encoded by the coding sequence ATGGCACCAACACGAGCTGACATAGCATTCGACTCTGAATCCTTCCTTAAAAATCTTACCAAGCAGCCTGGCGTATATCAGATGTACGACCAGGCTGGCGATATTTTGTACGTTGGTAAAGCAAAAAACCTGAAGAACAGGGTGTCCAGTTATTTTCGCAGTTCTGGCTTAAACGCCAAGACGCAGGCCTTGGTAAAACGGATTCATTCCATTGAGATTACCGTTGCTCCCAGCGAAGCGGAAGCTTTGGTGCTTGAACATAACTTGATCAAAAGTCAAAAGCCTCCATTCAATATTTTACTTCGCGACGATAAATCCTTCCCCTATATTTTCATGTCTGAAGGTGAAGATTATCCAAGATTGGCGTTTCACCGTGGTGCCAAGCGGAAAAAAGGTAAGTACTTCGGGCCGTTTCCCAACGCCGGTGCGGTGCGAGACAGTTTGAATTTTTTGCAAAAGACTTTTGGTGTTCGTCAGTGTGAAGACAGTGTTTATCAAAACCGAACGCGTCCTTGTCTCTTGTACCAAATCAACCGTTGCTCTGGTCCTTGTGTCGAAAAAATTAGTCAGGAGGACTACCACAGCGATCTGGAAAATACGCGTTTGTTTCTGGAGGGAAAAAGCGATCAACTGCATCAACGTCTGGTGCAGAAAATGGAAAAGGCTTCTGATAACCTGAATTTTGAAAAGGCTGCGGTGTATCGCGACCAGATTACGGCTCTGAGGCAGGTTCAGGCCCAGCAGGTAATTGAAGCCGGTGGTGGGAATATGGACGTTATTACGGCCTACTCAGAGGCAGGGCTATCCTGCGTTCATCTGCTTTATGTTCGACATGGTCGAATAATTGGCAGCAAAAGCTATTTTCCAAAAGATAAGTTATCCAGTAGTGAGGCGGAAGTATTGAGCGCATTTGTTGCTCATCATTATTTGGGGCATTCAGCAATGGATACGCCGCCCAATATTGTCTTAGGGTATGATCTGGAAGACCGTACCTCCCTAGAAGAGGCGATTTCCAAATCCTTGGATAGGCCAGTAAAAATTACATCGAATGTTCGAACGTACAAAGCAAAATGGCTGGCGATGGCGAATGAAGCGGCGCGTCAGAACTTGAAAAACTTGCTGAACAACAGGCAAACTCTTCTCGATCGTTTCGAATCTTTGCAGGATGCCTTGGACTTGGACGACATGCCTGGTCGTATTGAGTGTTTTGATATCAGCCACAGCAGTGGTGAAAACACGGTCGCGAGTTGTGTGGTATTCGACATTAATGGTGCAGTGAAGTCGGACTATCGTCGGTTTAATATTGAAGGTATTACCGGTGGTGATGATTATGCCGCTATGAAGCAGGCGATCACCCGACGATATACACGTTTGCAGAAGGAAGCCAAACCATTACCGGAAGTGTTATTTATCGACGGTGGGCGAGGACAGCTAAACATGGCAAAGTCAGTGCTCGATGAACTCGGTATTGCAGATATTCTGACCATAGGCATTGCCAAAGGGGTAACGCGGAAGCCGGGAATGGAAACCCTGATCTTTACGGATGGCCAGGAAAAACATCTGGAAGGAGACCACAGTGGCTTACACCTTATCCAGCAAATTCGTGATGAAGCCCATAGATTTGCCATTACAGGGCATAAACAACAACGAGATCGTAAAAGAAAAACCTCAACGTTGGAACAAATTCCCGGTGTTGGAGCCAAAAGACGACGAGAACTCTTAAAACACTTCGGCGGTTTGCAGGAAGTGATGAAGGCTAATGCTGATGATCTCACAAAAGTTAATGGTATTAGTAAAAAAATGGCTATGGATATTTACAGCGCACTTCACAGTGAGTAA
- the pgsA gene encoding CDP-diacylglycerol--glycerol-3-phosphate 3-phosphatidyltransferase, with product MFNIANQLTLVRIFFIPLLVVIYYSDLQYRYFLCGALFGLAGITDYLDGHIARKYDLATPFGAFLDPVADKLMVAVALALLIESYHDVWFTLPAIVIISREIVISALREWMAELGKRASVSVSMIGKVKTTLQIIAIVVLLTFESDSYPLFSQAGYVALYLAAILTLWSMMVYLKAAWPTLSGKN from the coding sequence ATGTTTAACATCGCAAACCAACTTACATTAGTGAGAATATTCTTCATTCCGTTGCTTGTGGTGATTTATTACTCAGACCTTCAATATCGTTACTTCTTATGCGGAGCCTTATTTGGCCTAGCCGGTATCACCGACTACCTGGATGGCCATATTGCGCGAAAATATGACTTGGCGACGCCGTTTGGCGCCTTTCTTGACCCTGTAGCAGACAAACTAATGGTGGCGGTGGCTTTGGCATTGTTAATCGAAAGCTATCACGATGTCTGGTTTACCTTGCCGGCAATCGTCATCATAAGCCGAGAGATTGTGATCTCGGCCCTCAGAGAGTGGATGGCTGAACTTGGGAAGAGAGCGAGCGTCTCGGTGTCCATGATCGGTAAAGTGAAAACCACATTGCAAATAATCGCAATTGTTGTCCTGCTGACGTTTGAATCGGATAGCTACCCACTTTTCAGTCAGGCTGGTTACGTAGCACTCTACCTTGCTGCAATTTTAACCTTGTGGTCGATGATGGTGTATCTGAAAGCCGCATGGCCGACCCTATCTGGGAAAAATTAG